The Theobroma cacao cultivar B97-61/B2 chromosome 1, Criollo_cocoa_genome_V2, whole genome shotgun sequence genome contains the following window.
TCCGATTCAAATCCCAACCAATCCTCCCCCTCCCATTCCCATTCCTCATCGGATCCCAACACTCCTCGTGGCGTCAAAGAAGACCTCTCCGAGCTCACTAAAACCCTAAGCCGCCAATTCTGGGGTGTGGCGTCCTTCCTCGCTCCGCCTCCTCCGCCTTCATCGGACCAACCGCCCGATCATACGGGGGAGGAAAAATCTTGCCCGCCACCGTCTGATGATCCGGATGAGGCATTGATAGCGGGAATCCGTAGCGATTTAACCGAGATTGGCGGGAAATTCAAGACTGGAATCTCGAAACTCTCGAACAATATTGCCGTCTCGGAGTTCACTAAGATCGCTTCGAATTTTCTTCAGTTTGGATCCGAGGAAgagagtcttgaaaaataCGAGAGTGGAAACGTTGTTGGTTTGACTGAAGAAGTGGTTGCCTTTGCTAGGGATATCGCGATGCATCCAGAAACTTGGCTTGATTTTCCCGTGcctgatgatgatgattttgatggtAATTTACTGAATTTCTAATTTCGGGATTAATGtgctttaattaaaaaaattaggatAGTAATGTGCATTTCAAACAAGCTCACATCTTGTTCTTTCATTGgagtctttctttttaatttggatTTCTTTTTTGGAATTGGGTATTTGGTTGGTTGACTTTGATTATTGAAATTTGTAATGCATACTTGATAATTGATTATAGAATTGTAAAACTCTTTGGTAATAAGTggaatgagaaaaaaaattgtgatgtCGACTGTTTATCTTTGGCTGAAGATCCTTTCGGGTTGCTGTGAAGGGTCTTCCAATTGCTTTAAGCGTTGTGGTTTCTCAATCCCCTCAAGTTTATTATCTCTATGAGACTTAGCTGAAAAACCCTGTAAAGGTAGCTTAGCTTGCTTGGATAAAGTTGTCTGAATAATTCTTTCTGCTTTATGATGCTCTTTAGGGTTGATGGCTAATTGGTGGTAAAGTAATTGTCAAAACTACTCACAAGTCTTATGTCAGACATTTCTGtatattttaatgatttatttattcctTGGCCACTTGGTACAATAAATTTCTAGATGTTAAGTAGGAAGTAAAAACCTTTGGATATGAGCTAGTATATATTCTTGTCATATTATTTGACACTTCGCTCTGCTTCATAGTGATGTGATGATCATGATTTTTTCTTCTAGTTTTTAGTTAACTAGTTCTTGGTTAAATTACATATCTTTGCTTCCATTTAGATGACTTACATTGCTAAAATAGCATGTTGCAAACTCGTGGCTCTTGAGAAACTGTTTGAATATTTTGGTTTCTTGAATGAAGCTACACTGGCATAGTTGGGTATCACTGGTTTGCCTCAATGTTTGCTTGTTTTGCCATAAGCGCCATCTACCCTTAGTTATTGATGTTTTTCtgcatatatacatattattgttttattatgaattaggCTGATTTCAAGCATcctttcattttgaaatttcagaTTTTGACATGTCTGATGCACAACAAGAACATGCTTTAGCTGTTGAACGTCTTGCACCAAGATTGGCTGCTCTTAGGATTGAACTTTGCCCGGGATATATGAGTGAGGGTTGCTTttggaaaatttattttgttcttgtGCATCCTCGACTCAATAAACATGATGCAGAACTTCTGTCTACTCCCCAAGTAAGTTTGTTTTTGCTGGTAGGACCTGTTGTTTTCATTGGTTGATCCCAAAATTTTTGGTCATTCCAAGGTGATGTATATTATGTTTCTCCAGGAGTTACAGGAATTTCTTCTACCACAGTTATAAGATTGATAATAGAACTAATCATTGCATAGTAATTGGATGCAAATAATTCTTCAGTGCATAGGGAAATTAAGAGCTCATCTAGTTCTGTGCATGTCTTCTTCAGACTTGAACATCGTTTTCACCATGGGAAGGAGTGCTAGTATATggcttatttgtttttgccaTTCTGTTATGCTAGTGGCCTGAGATTTCCTTGCAGTGGCTTTGCCtaatcaactttttttttccagatcttttctttctccttcaaTTAACATTTTCTTCACTCTAATGCacattatttcttttaaaatataatccAAAAGTTTTTAAGCCtgattaatgaaaaattaaataagggAAGGATTGCTTGTGCTTTTCTTTGTGATTGAGCTTCCTTCACCCCTCTTTCCTCTCTGCTTTTTGTGCATTTCTAACTGTTAAATGGACAACATGCAGATAGTTGAAGCAAGAGCAAAGCTAATGCAAGGGTTACAGCACCGAGCCAAGGCAAAAAATGCAGAAGATTATTCTGAAAGTGGCACTTCAAAATTAACAGCTGATTTACCGCATGAAGAGCCTCTTTCTGTTCCTTCTCCCACTCAATCTAAGGCAGTGCCAATCAAGGCATCTGAAAGTGAAGTAGCCGCCACTGCTGTAGCTGTTGAAATTGAGACAGAGAAGCATCCAGTTCAGAGTACTGAGATGCAGGTTGTTGACAAGTCTGTCATCGAGGAAGTGCCAATGAAAGAGACCAAACATCAACATTCAACATCTGGTTCCTCCGGAGTTTCcattgagaaatttgaagatGACGGTGATGACTGGTTAAAAGAGGAAACTGGGGAGGTAGTCGGCACAAGTGGTACCTCAATCCCTCTTGGAAATGATGAGGATGTTTCATTCAGTGATCTTGAGGATGACGACGACGATGTGCCAATAAGTTACAAAAAAGTGACATCTGGTTCTGATTCTTCAACAAAAGACTCAAGAGATTGGGTTCAGCTTAGCAGGAGCTCTACAGACTCAGTTAAAGAAGTTAGCTGTGTTGGGGATAGACATTCTGGGTCTGAGCAGGTGAGTGCTCGTAACCCACAAACCAAGGAATCAAATGACTGGCTTGATATCGAAGAGATCATGTGAAGCAAAACCTTTGGGGTATTTGAATTCTAGATTCTTCCTGCTTATAACCTTGTGAATACCATGTGAATGGTTTCTTCAGTCCGAGCTAAGGCTCTAGAAACAGTATGTTTTGTACATAAAATTCTGTCAAAATTGGATAAATATGTACTGTTGCAATATTCATGTATTTTTATATCTAATAAATTCAGCACTTATCATATGAAGTGTATATGTCATTGCTATTCATCAGGAAAGCATGCTAAAAATTTAGAGCTATAGAGATTGAAGTTGCCATGAATCCTTGTCTATGCAGAATAGACTTAGAGTGCCGTGCCAGCTAGAAAATACAGAGCTTATAAGTAAATTGTTCCtaatcttagaaaaatttaGCGATGAAGCAGTACTTggcttgagaagtgaaaaccGCAAGCTCGTAAAACATTGTTGACCTTTTCCCTTGTCAGCTATCACAAACTCAGGCCTAGTTGACTAAACTGGGCTCTTCATCAGTAGTAATTTAGATTTCCTATAAATagtatttaatattttaaggtaaatctaaaaattgtgATATGGATTCCTTTCGGGATAAGGATCTTCTTCACCATTCAAAAGAAGTGAATATctctattattttcttttcttttattattgattGACTATATAAATACacccttattttcttttttaattttgcaaTCTGTACCTTGAGTTTAAAACCATTAATATATCTATCTTTTTTCGCACAACTTTGTCAGGAAAAGTGGAGAACTACTGTCACAGTACTCTTTAACCCTCTCAATTTTCCCTCTCGTCTCTGGCACAAAACTCAAGTTTCttacttcaattttcatggAGGTTTTTTGTGTACAAATGTTTTGTTGTATTGTACCTGTATGCGCTAGGCTATTATATGGGCAAGCCTTGCTCGAGTAAAGTTTATAATGAATCAGGGAAACGTTCAATGAACAATCTTCCTTCTGTCTGTGCTTCCAGAGTATAAGGCTATACTCTTTTGGCTGTTCGAAGAAAAGTTCAGTATGTAGATCAAACAATGACTAGAAAGAGATCAAGAGAATACTATAATAtaatcattaataaaaaagaaaactattttgttTACACAAACTTATGTACAGACAAGGGTATAGGTACAGCCTGAAAGAATTTCCTGAGTTAGGAACTCCTCACGATTTAATGAGCCCGAAATTCCCTGAAAGTCGCTCAAGCTGAGACCATAACAAATTTCCTAACGAAAATCTCGGCCGTTCTTCCACTTCACTACTGCTGCTTCTGTTAATACTTGATGAAGAAGCTCGAGAAGTCCTATCGGGAGACTTGTTTACCACCAAAGCAGATCCCCCAATCTCTTGTCTCACCAATTCCACCGTCCTTGGATTCACGTCATGCCCTGAAGCATCTGTAACATAGAAAGATCCGATTGCTCTCTCCCCATGTGTCCCTATTTCCGCCCTGGTTATTGATAGCCCATTCTCTCGAAACACCCTGGTCAGGTCGGAGAGCAATCCCCTCTTGTTTTGAGTACATACATCCAGCCTCAACCCCTGCTagaaaataccaaaaaaaagaTTACTACTTGCTACAATTTTACTAAATACAATTCGAACCACAAAAAGCAGAAGCAAAACTGCATGTTGTAAGGAACTAACACGTGAGACTCTTCGTTCTATTGCTGCAATCAAACATTCTGTAAGTCTGTGTCTTTCATCCTCTGTAACCAAACTGCAGCCGTCCTGCCTCCTTACAAAATATTCCTGAAAGTAAACCTCAGTTTAACTAAACATAAAGGCcgtaaaattaaaacaaatatttcaagCCATTTGCCACTTCTTCTTAAGGTACCTGATCAGCCATGGCGCCCTTTGAGCTAACCGCTGCATGGAACACCACATATTGCATGTCGGTTAAGGCACAAACTGTATCGAACAATAGCTTGGTTCTGTCCCTGCTCCTTGCATGCACCACTGAGTACCCCTTTTCCCTACAACTCTCTATTGTCACATGAGTCTTGGTACACCCCTTCCAGTGCCTGCAGCTGCCATCGCAGCCCTGACATTGCTCGTAATCTCTATCGGCATACATCAACTGGTGGAGCCGCCGCTCCGTGTGTGTCCGACCAGCTGCCGGAGCAGTTAACCTGACACTCCTCCGCTCACCACTATCATGAGGGGCCTCAACCACATTCTCTAGCTTTTCCTGTACTTCTGCCACGCGTTTCGGCTCCATGATGGGCCCTCCCTTGAACCCATCTTCTACATGGATTATGCAGGCCATGCGGGCGTTATGGGTCCATGCCACAGTTGCAGTCACATGGCATCCCAATTCGTATAGAGCTGCTGATATCTCTGACATGAGGCCAGGCCTGTCCCTCCCAGTCATCTCCAAGGCTGTATGCTCTGTTGAAACATGACACGGCCTCACTGCTCTTTTGAGGCATGCCTGTAATTCCTTTGGAATCCCTCCTCTCCTAGTAGAACAAATTGCCTGTCAATTATAGTTTTTCTTAttagaaaacaaattaaaaccttagcttaattaatcaaaacttTGTTACTTTACAATAAGATAATGTCAGAGAAATctggagaagaaaaagaccTGTTGGATATAAAGAATAAGGCTCTCGTCAGTAAGTTTGTTCCCAAGCTGGTCTGTCACGTGGAACACTGCGAAAACAACCCACATGGATTAGGGCACAGAAAAGTCGTGGGTGACTCATTGGCACCTCGCAAAGTGAGCACCATATCCCCATTGATATTTATTTGGTGGATAGTAATATGTTTATCAGATATATAAGGTTAATCGAGATAATAAaatgaagagaagaaaagcaGGGGAAGTTAATTAGTGATGCAAAGGTGATGTAGGGGGTACTGACCGTCCATGAACCATCCACCGTCGGAGGAAATGTATGACTTGGATATAACAAGGTCAAGATCTGTCAAAACTTGGACCATATCCAGCAAAATCCCGTGCCTGTTTGCACTATCCACCTGTGAGAGTTGACATATGTAAAAACGTTTCCCAGGTCATTTTTCTTGCCTTTTAAAAGCTAACCTTTCGAAAGCCAGGTTAGAAAAGAACTGCATAGCCGAAACTTCCCCTCGTCAAATTGTGTTTGGTTTATTATGGGTTTTCTGATCTTTTGAGAACAAGATCATTACGTCAGGTCGATTGGGTGCCatctaaaagtaagttttctAGAAGTCC
Protein-coding sequences here:
- the LOC18611318 gene encoding uncharacterized protein LOC18611318; protein product: MSWLARSIANSLKLDDDDDDHTNAAPNPKPESDSNPNQSSPSHSHSSSDPNTPRGVKEDLSELTKTLSRQFWGVASFLAPPPPPSSDQPPDHTGEEKSCPPPSDDPDEALIAGIRSDLTEIGGKFKTGISKLSNNIAVSEFTKIASNFLQFGSEEESLEKYESGNVVGLTEEVVAFARDIAMHPETWLDFPVPDDDDFDDFDMSDAQQEHALAVERLAPRLAALRIELCPGYMSEGCFWKIYFVLVHPRLNKHDAELLSTPQIVEARAKLMQGLQHRAKAKNAEDYSESGTSKLTADLPHEEPLSVPSPTQSKAVPIKASESEVAATAVAVEIETEKHPVQSTEMQVVDKSVIEEVPMKETKHQHSTSGSSGVSIEKFEDDGDDWLKEETGEVVGTSGTSIPLGNDEDVSFSDLEDDDDDVPISYKKVTSGSDSSTKDSRDWVQLSRSSTDSVKEVSCVGDRHSGSEQVSARNPQTKESNDWLDIEEIM
- the LOC18611319 gene encoding ACT domain-containing protein ACR1 isoform X1 — encoded protein: MEIVYQPYIDPEFESLIERIHPPRVCIDNDAYQDCTLVKVDSANRHGILLDMVQVLTDLDLVISKSYISSDGGWFMDVFHVTDQLGNKLTDESLILYIQQAICSTRRGGIPKELQACLKRAVRPCHVSTEHTALEMTGRDRPGLMSEISAALYELGCHVTATVAWTHNARMACIIHVEDGFKGGPIMEPKRVAEVQEKLENVVEAPHDSGERRSVRLTAPAAGRTHTERRLHQLMYADRDYEQCQGCDGSCRHWKGCTKTHVTIESCREKGYSVVHARSRDRTKLLFDTVCALTDMQYVVFHAAVSSKGAMADQEYFVRRQDGCSLVTEDERHRLTECLIAAIERRVSRQGLRLDVCTQNKRGLLSDLTRVFRENGLSITRAEIGTHGERAIGSFYVTDASGHDVNPRTVELVRQEIGGSALVVNKSPDRTSRASSSSINRSSSSEVEERPRFSLGNLLWSQLERLSGNFGLIKS
- the LOC18611319 gene encoding ACT domain-containing protein ACR1 isoform X2, which translates into the protein MEIVYQPYIDPEFESLIERIHPPRVCIDNDAYQDCTLVKVDSANRHGILLDMVQVLTDLDLVISKSYISSDGGWFMDVFHVTDQLGNKLTDESLILYIQQAICSTRRGGIPKELQACLKRAVRPCHVSTEHTALEMTGRDRPGLMSEISAALYELGCHVTATVAWTHNARMACIIHVEDGFKGGPIMEPKRVAEVQEKLENVVEAPHDSGERRSVRLTAPAAGRTHTERRLHQLMYADRDYEQCQGCDGSCRHWKGCTKTHVTIESCREKGYSVVHARSRDRTKLLFDTVCALTDMQYVVFHAAVSSKGAMADQEYFVRRQDGCSLVTEDERHRLTECLIAAIERRVSRGLRLDVCTQNKRGLLSDLTRVFRENGLSITRAEIGTHGERAIGSFYVTDASGHDVNPRTVELVRQEIGGSALVVNKSPDRTSRASSSSINRSSSSEVEERPRFSLGNLLWSQLERLSGNFGLIKS